A genomic segment from Nitrospirota bacterium encodes:
- a CDS encoding DsbA family protein: MAEQSSLVRLQREFEIEVDWRGFELHPEIPLGGMPIERYFPGHKLEGVRKYLHDFARSFGVEDMKAPGHLPNTRRILAVSEMARDLGKLEPFRERAMNAYWREGRNVEDMEVIRIVAADSGLDAEAAAQAASDPSYLARVEAMRGEASEAGVTGIPTFFFDDRMVVGCQPYDVLTKVAVHSGAKRRTL, from the coding sequence ATTGCGGAGCAAAGCAGCCTGGTCAGGCTGCAACGGGAATTTGAAATCGAAGTGGACTGGAGGGGCTTTGAGCTTCATCCGGAGATTCCGCTCGGCGGCATGCCCATCGAGCGCTATTTCCCCGGCCACAAGTTGGAAGGGGTGCGAAAATACCTTCATGACTTTGCGCGAAGTTTCGGTGTTGAAGACATGAAGGCCCCGGGACATCTCCCGAATACGAGGCGCATCCTGGCCGTTTCCGAGATGGCGCGGGATCTCGGCAAGCTGGAGCCCTTCCGGGAACGGGCGATGAACGCCTACTGGCGTGAGGGGAGGAACGTGGAGGATATGGAGGTGATACGCATAGTGGCGGCTGATTCCGGGCTGGACGCCGAGGCCGCGGCCCAGGCCGCTTCCGATCCTTCCTACCTTGCGCGGGTGGAGGCGATGCGTGGAGAAGCGAGCGAGGCGGGAGTCACCGGCATCCCCACCTTCTTTTTTGACGACCGGATGGTCGTCGGCTGTCAGCCCTATGACGTGCTGACCAAGGTGGCTGTACACTCGGGCGCCAAGCGGCGTACGCTATGA
- a CDS encoding DsrE family protein produces MARAVHALLYAKELKLKGHEVVLVFDGAGTEWAEAWKQPDHKLHAKYEELRQMGIVEELCDFCSGAFKVKDGLKQMSVDTLVSEFEGHPSLAKWISRGYEVLILQITCLWINGP; encoded by the coding sequence TTGGCCCGGGCGGTACACGCCCTTCTCTATGCCAAGGAACTCAAGCTAAAAGGCCACGAGGTTGTATTGGTTTTTGACGGCGCCGGAACGGAATGGGCGGAGGCGTGGAAGCAACCGGACCATAAGCTACATGCGAAGTATGAGGAGTTGCGGCAGATGGGCATCGTGGAGGAACTTTGCGATTTCTGCTCGGGGGCATTCAAGGTGAAAGACGGCCTCAAACAGATGTCGGTTGACACACTCGTTTCTGAATTCGAAGGTCATCCAAGCCTCGCCAAGTGGATCAGCCGGGGGTATGAGGTGTTGATTCTCCAGATAACCTGCTTGTGGATCAATGGACCGTAA